A genomic stretch from Leptospira licerasiae serovar Varillal str. VAR 010 includes:
- a CDS encoding ComF family protein, with protein MNKLKSNNEYPVSVFLSLGIRKVLRELRTLDLDACILLPSYSKNKIFNQDIRAFSPSKRLYEEVKRILKIPLIDPLMKTSPERQAGKSFSERFFHAYSAWKIKPNWKEKCPPTVLLLDDVFTTGASVNEASRILKKNGTKSVYILTYLRVSE; from the coding sequence TTGAACAAACTGAAATCCAATAATGAGTATCCTGTTTCCGTTTTTTTGTCTTTGGGAATAAGGAAAGTATTGAGAGAGTTGAGGACCTTAGATCTCGATGCTTGTATTCTTCTTCCTAGTTATTCTAAAAACAAAATTTTCAACCAGGATATTAGAGCATTCTCTCCAAGTAAAAGGTTATACGAAGAAGTGAAAAGAATATTAAAGATCCCTTTAATAGATCCTTTGATGAAGACAAGCCCTGAAAGACAGGCTGGCAAAAGTTTTTCCGAAAGATTTTTTCACGCTTATTCAGCTTGGAAAATCAAACCAAATTGGAAGGAGAAATGTCCTCCTACGGTGCTGCTATTGGACGATGTTTTTACTACCGGCGCGAGCGTGAACGAAGCTAGTCGAATTTTAAAGAAAAACGGTACAAAGTCGGTCTATATTTTAACCTATCTGAGGGTCTCGGAATAA
- the dinB gene encoding DNA polymerase IV, whose product MIRKILHVDMDAFYASVEQRDNPSYRGKPIIVGGPPDSRGVVCAASYEARKFGVRSAMPCSQAARLCPSGIFVTPRFEAYKKVSSKIRQIFLEYTDLVEMLSLDEAFLDVTQNKKNIPYATQVAKEIREKIFEETQLTASAGVSINKFLAKIATDQNKPNGMTIVRPEQVEKFIESLDVSVFPGIGKVTLKKMHALGIKKGKDLKEKSLEMLDQNFGKSGRWFYAVCRGLDDRPVEPFRERKSLGAESTFAKDLENSSEIFRELSDIAEELERRLLQKPFPGKTITLKVKFSDFTQKTRSITEDYSYLDKNELYRIGSKLLEEFILGSGKAIFPIRLLGLSLSHPENTSKNSQIKIEDEEDLLPSLF is encoded by the coding sequence ATGATCCGAAAAATTCTACACGTAGATATGGACGCATTTTATGCTTCGGTAGAACAAAGAGATAATCCGAGTTATCGAGGCAAACCGATCATTGTTGGAGGTCCTCCAGATTCCAGAGGAGTCGTATGCGCTGCAAGTTACGAAGCAAGGAAATTCGGGGTCCGTTCTGCAATGCCTTGCTCCCAAGCGGCGAGACTTTGTCCTTCCGGGATCTTTGTAACTCCACGTTTTGAGGCATACAAAAAAGTATCCTCTAAGATCAGGCAGATCTTTTTAGAATACACAGACCTTGTAGAAATGCTCTCCTTGGACGAGGCGTTTTTAGACGTTACTCAAAATAAAAAAAATATCCCATACGCAACGCAAGTGGCAAAAGAAATTAGAGAAAAAATTTTCGAAGAGACTCAATTGACCGCATCCGCAGGAGTTTCCATAAATAAGTTTTTAGCCAAGATTGCAACCGACCAAAACAAACCGAACGGAATGACGATAGTTCGTCCGGAACAGGTCGAAAAATTTATAGAGTCGTTGGATGTTTCGGTATTCCCAGGTATCGGAAAAGTTACATTAAAAAAAATGCATGCACTTGGGATAAAAAAAGGGAAAGACCTAAAAGAAAAAAGTCTGGAGATGTTGGACCAAAATTTCGGAAAATCTGGCCGCTGGTTTTACGCAGTATGCAGAGGGTTGGATGATAGGCCGGTAGAACCGTTTAGGGAAAGGAAATCCTTGGGTGCAGAATCCACTTTCGCTAAGGACTTGGAAAATAGCTCGGAGATATTCAGAGAACTTTCGGATATCGCCGAGGAGTTGGAAAGAAGGTTACTTCAAAAACCTTTTCCGGGAAAAACGATTACTCTTAAGGTAAAATTTTCAGACTTCACGCAAAAGACTAGAAGTATCACCGAGGATTATTCCTATTTAGATAAAAACGAATTGTACCGGATCGGATCCAAACTTTTGGAAGAATTTATATTAGGATCAGGTAAAGCGATCTTTCCGATCCGACTTTTGGGTCTTAGCCTCTCCCATCCGGAAAACACTTCTAAAAATTCACAGATAAAAATAGAAGACGAAGAAGATCTATTACCTTCTCTTTTCTAA
- a CDS encoding RecQ family ATP-dependent DNA helicase, with the protein MSANSGTASSSIEDWKKILHTHFGFSQFRQGQWEAIQALLERKDVLAILPTGAGKSLIYQLPSFAESSSLTIVISPLIALMKDQVDGLKARGIQAAYCNSTQDDLEQVRVLSSAATGKIRILYISPERAVSRSFLNLLPKLPVSLMAVDEAHCVSQWGHDFRPEYRKLHTLRSYLQEGTPWVALTATATDRVKKDISDSLGLKSPLYVQGTYARENLKFSVVYPDSEREKESSLLEILEKGNFQKSTSGKAIIYCSTRAKVDEIYELLRKSGYKVGKYHAGRTDSSRERTQEGYTSGKTNILVATNAFGMGLDSPNVRLVLHYQVPSSLESYYQEAGRAGRDGKNSDCILFFLPGDLSVQSFLLSKEANYKGGETLLSHVKSYVSSSDCRQKILCDYFGEKISNCGSCDTCTDFASSHSARLAYTERERLKAEKKKEKESHIFDPDEIKSVEGLISEYPAKFGKKIIAGTLRGAKSKDILRRRLDRSEYYSSLKHVPEESILKLLEDWQKTKKLSVKGDKYPKIYLTAFGKPKASFDDTEKPRKKIQLSGDKLILNELKNFRDRIARRNKWKKFMVIQNPVLARIASQKPESLDDLMTIKGMGEAKVRQYGREILAILEKF; encoded by the coding sequence TTGTCTGCAAACTCCGGAACAGCCTCCTCTTCGATAGAGGATTGGAAAAAGATCCTACATACTCATTTCGGGTTTTCCCAATTCAGGCAAGGCCAATGGGAGGCTATCCAGGCTTTATTGGAAAGAAAGGATGTGCTTGCAATCCTTCCTACCGGCGCCGGAAAATCGCTGATCTACCAATTACCTTCCTTTGCGGAGTCAAGCTCTCTTACCATCGTAATCTCTCCCTTGATCGCTCTTATGAAAGACCAGGTGGACGGACTAAAAGCAAGAGGTATCCAAGCAGCTTACTGTAATTCAACCCAAGACGATCTGGAACAGGTCAGGGTATTATCTTCCGCTGCAACCGGAAAAATTAGAATATTATATATTTCTCCTGAACGAGCAGTCTCGCGCTCCTTTTTAAATTTACTCCCAAAACTTCCGGTAAGCTTAATGGCAGTGGACGAGGCACATTGTGTTTCCCAATGGGGGCATGATTTTCGTCCCGAATACAGAAAACTCCATACATTACGTTCTTATTTGCAGGAAGGAACTCCATGGGTGGCTCTAACTGCTACTGCGACTGACCGAGTTAAAAAAGATATTTCGGACAGTTTGGGATTAAAATCCCCTTTGTATGTGCAAGGAACGTATGCCAGAGAGAATTTGAAATTCTCGGTTGTATATCCGGACTCAGAAAGAGAAAAAGAAAGTTCACTTTTAGAAATATTAGAAAAAGGTAATTTTCAAAAATCTACTTCCGGCAAAGCGATAATCTACTGTTCCACTCGGGCAAAAGTGGACGAAATTTACGAACTTCTCCGTAAATCCGGATACAAAGTGGGAAAATACCACGCGGGAAGGACCGATTCCAGCAGAGAAAGAACGCAAGAAGGTTATACATCCGGAAAAACGAATATACTCGTAGCGACAAACGCATTCGGGATGGGATTGGATAGTCCCAATGTAAGACTGGTCCTTCACTATCAGGTACCTTCTTCTCTGGAAAGTTATTACCAAGAAGCTGGAAGAGCAGGAAGAGACGGTAAAAATTCGGATTGTATATTATTCTTTCTCCCTGGCGACTTAAGCGTTCAAAGTTTTCTTTTATCAAAGGAAGCGAATTATAAGGGAGGAGAAACTCTACTCTCTCACGTAAAATCGTATGTAAGCTCCTCGGACTGTAGACAAAAGATCCTATGCGATTACTTTGGGGAAAAAATTTCCAATTGCGGATCTTGCGATACATGTACTGATTTTGCTTCTTCTCATTCCGCAAGACTTGCTTATACTGAAAGAGAAAGGTTGAAGGCGGAAAAGAAAAAGGAAAAAGAATCTCATATCTTCGATCCGGACGAGATCAAATCCGTAGAAGGATTGATCTCGGAATATCCCGCAAAGTTCGGTAAAAAGATCATCGCAGGAACGTTAAGAGGTGCAAAATCCAAGGATATACTTCGCAGAAGGTTGGATAGATCAGAATATTATTCTTCTTTAAAGCACGTACCGGAAGAATCCATCCTTAAACTTCTGGAAGATTGGCAAAAGACCAAAAAACTTTCCGTTAAAGGGGATAAATATCCTAAAATTTATCTGACTGCATTCGGAAAACCTAAAGCGTCTTTTGATGATACCGAAAAGCCCCGCAAAAAAATACAACTTAGCGGGGATAAGCTCATCCTGAACGAACTCAAAAACTTCAGAGATAGGATCGCAAGACGCAATAAATGGAAAAAGTTTATGGTGATCCAAAATCCTGTACTTGCCAGGATCGCTTCTCAAAAACCGGAAAGCCTGGACGACCTAATGACGATCAAAGGTATGGGAGAAGCTAAAGTTAGGCAATATGGGAGAGAAATTTTAGCAATTTTAGAAAAGTTTTGA
- the mnmC gene encoding bifunctional tRNA (5-methylaminomethyl-2-thiouridine)(34)-methyltransferase MnmD/FAD-dependent 5-carboxymethylaminomethyl-2-thiouridine(34) oxidoreductase MnmC → MIDWKENGTPVSREFDDIYFSPENGLEETRHVFLKGNRLEERLSSTSPHHAFCILELGFGTGLNFFATWQLWRNRNSKSGFQVLRFTSFEKYPLEPDDIRKAISSFPELSELSELFLEKYKLLVPGCNTFLFEKENIILDLWIGDAIRCLPETSGKFDAFFLDGFAPSKNPELWGENISLQLKRLSNKNASFATFTVARSVKDCLESAGFSLSKIPGYGRKREMLVGVYGSELEQDLNPIPFLRRTDSDKIPAKISVLGAGLAGASVARALAWRGIQVEVWDDHNALRASSVPMAISHPHITKEETPTSLWTLRCLGNSIRRYSDLLSDESYQISGTVQLSGEDLPWARLEEGTKIHSLSKELAELKPELGENYPKGAKGIFYPSGFWTDTPILIEKLLDHPNILLKQGKIGSISYEKEEWTLFSENKETLDKTEVLILANSFGIEGLLHNLWEESPFSLRSVRGQLEILEDSNIESEKDPIRVGDKYLTPSKDGVRINGSTFDEFDLDPTARTKDREEILDYSQRTYLDLNWKQIKVRSDFVGIRSQTPDRFPIIGPIHSPEPFRKIYSGMGLPKNRKKEFPFLEPQKNLFVFGGLGSRGVLTSLLGGEVLAEILLNEPLSIENSLYSSLHPSRFLYRKIRNQE, encoded by the coding sequence ATGATAGATTGGAAAGAAAACGGCACTCCCGTTTCCAGAGAGTTCGACGATATATATTTTTCTCCGGAAAACGGACTAGAAGAAACCAGACATGTTTTCTTAAAAGGAAACAGATTAGAAGAAAGATTGTCTTCTACATCTCCACATCACGCATTTTGTATTTTAGAATTAGGATTTGGGACCGGTTTAAATTTTTTCGCAACATGGCAGCTCTGGAGAAATCGTAATAGTAAGTCGGGCTTTCAAGTTTTAAGATTCACTTCTTTTGAAAAATATCCATTAGAACCCGATGATATTCGCAAAGCAATCTCCTCTTTTCCCGAACTTTCCGAACTATCGGAATTATTTTTAGAAAAATATAAACTACTCGTCCCCGGATGTAATACCTTTCTATTCGAAAAAGAAAATATAATCTTGGATCTATGGATAGGAGATGCGATCCGATGTCTTCCGGAAACCTCCGGCAAATTCGATGCATTCTTTTTGGATGGATTTGCTCCTTCTAAAAATCCGGAACTCTGGGGGGAAAATATTTCACTCCAACTCAAAAGACTTTCGAATAAAAACGCAAGTTTTGCCACATTCACTGTGGCAAGATCCGTCAAAGATTGTTTGGAGAGTGCCGGCTTCTCTCTTTCTAAAATTCCGGGATACGGAAGAAAAAGAGAAATGCTCGTCGGTGTTTACGGATCCGAACTTGAACAGGACTTAAATCCGATCCCATTTTTAAGAAGAACTGACTCGGATAAAATCCCTGCAAAAATTTCCGTACTCGGAGCCGGACTTGCAGGCGCAAGCGTTGCAAGGGCATTGGCCTGGAGAGGAATCCAAGTAGAAGTCTGGGACGATCATAACGCGTTACGCGCATCTTCAGTTCCTATGGCGATCTCTCATCCTCATATTACAAAAGAAGAAACTCCGACCAGCTTATGGACCCTACGTTGCCTCGGAAATTCCATCCGTCGTTACTCCGATCTTCTATCTGATGAGTCTTACCAAATCTCCGGCACAGTACAACTTTCCGGAGAAGATCTTCCTTGGGCCAGACTTGAAGAAGGGACAAAGATACATTCTTTATCAAAAGAATTGGCGGAGTTAAAACCGGAGCTGGGAGAAAATTATCCTAAAGGGGCAAAAGGTATCTTTTATCCTTCCGGTTTCTGGACGGATACTCCGATTCTCATCGAAAAGCTATTAGATCATCCGAACATTCTTTTAAAACAAGGAAAAATAGGATCGATCTCCTATGAAAAAGAAGAATGGACTTTATTCTCCGAGAATAAAGAGACCTTAGACAAAACGGAGGTTTTGATCTTAGCCAATTCCTTCGGAATAGAAGGTTTACTCCATAATTTGTGGGAAGAATCCCCCTTCTCTCTTAGATCCGTTAGAGGACAATTAGAAATATTAGAAGATTCGAATATAGAATCTGAAAAAGATCCGATCCGAGTAGGAGACAAATATCTAACTCCGTCCAAGGATGGGGTTAGGATTAACGGGTCCACCTTTGATGAATTCGATTTAGATCCGACTGCAAGAACCAAAGATAGAGAGGAAATATTGGACTATTCTCAACGGACCTATCTTGACTTAAACTGGAAACAAATTAAAGTTCGCTCCGACTTTGTCGGGATCCGATCCCAAACACCGGATCGATTTCCGATCATCGGTCCGATCCATTCTCCGGAACCTTTTCGAAAAATATACTCCGGTATGGGTTTGCCTAAAAATCGAAAGAAAGAATTCCCTTTTTTAGAACCGCAAAAAAACCTGTTTGTGTTCGGCGGTCTGGGATCTAGGGGAGTTTTAACTTCCCTATTGGGAGGGGAAGTTTTGGCGGAGATTCTTTTAAACGAACCTTTATCTATCGAAAATAGCTTGTACTCTTCTCTGCATCCCTCAAGATTTCTATACCGCAAGATCCGAAATCAAGAATAA
- a CDS encoding LIC10647 family lipoprotein: MSGVLDSIIINAGAEYTALDFFTHPDNVKGLPISKFSAPGSNADASVVSRDSTTTRAFYSIGSVPSRIPGTRDLKGFFSFLSGLAWSFNLTSPRTYRGNLINYPDDGRRYLAFDEYVSNQLFPLPPQLGRNMEYTYEDYQMYFTLYLGYYEGKNVNFGVGPIYGLAVYRMDIIEREQRVSSVKNQLQELKGLRLLFEYNIGQYLPNTILYNAYVFLEITSFGDLDGKGLNIRNQVATANGLPAPSLYMNMTTYRMGVRKEIQLSKEPHKKEEGPAYPPLQNLPSAGLPPKEDANTNTENPG, translated from the coding sequence ATGAGTGGAGTATTAGACTCTATCATCATCAATGCAGGTGCGGAATACACCGCCTTGGATTTTTTCACTCATCCTGATAATGTCAAAGGTTTGCCTATCAGCAAGTTTAGCGCTCCCGGTTCGAATGCAGATGCAAGCGTTGTCAGCAGGGACTCCACTACTACTCGTGCATTTTATTCTATCGGATCTGTCCCGAGCAGGATCCCAGGTACAAGAGATCTAAAGGGATTTTTTTCTTTCTTAAGCGGACTTGCTTGGTCCTTCAACTTAACTTCTCCCAGAACATATAGAGGAAATCTAATCAATTATCCCGACGACGGAAGACGTTATCTTGCATTCGATGAATACGTTTCCAATCAGCTTTTCCCTCTTCCTCCGCAGTTAGGAAGAAATATGGAATACACTTACGAAGATTACCAAATGTATTTCACGCTTTATTTAGGTTATTACGAAGGGAAGAATGTGAACTTCGGTGTCGGGCCGATATATGGTCTTGCGGTTTACAGAATGGACATTATAGAAAGAGAACAAAGGGTCTCCAGCGTCAAGAACCAACTGCAGGAATTGAAGGGACTTCGTTTATTATTCGAATATAATATAGGACAATATCTTCCGAATACGATCCTATATAATGCCTACGTTTTTTTAGAGATTACTAGTTTCGGAGATCTAGACGGCAAAGGCCTTAATATCCGGAACCAAGTCGCAACAGCAAACGGATTACCTGCTCCTTCCCTTTATATGAATATGACCACTTACAGAATGGGAGTTAGAAAGGAGATCCAACTCTCCAAAGAACCTCACAAGAAAGAAGAAGGACCGGCGTATCCTCCTCTACAGAATCTACCTTCTGCGGGGCTTCCTCCTAAAGAAGATGCCAACACCAATACGGAAAATCCCGGATGA
- the dusA gene encoding tRNA dihydrouridine(20/20a) synthase DusA — protein sequence MSFEKKQPILYPVSVAPMMDWTDRHFRFFLRLITKRSLFYTEMVTTGAILRGDKHRFLRFSREESPLSLQLGGDNASQLAECAKIGEEYGYSEINLNVGCPSDKVQEGNFGACLMKDPNKVADCISEMDSKTSIPVTVKCRIGVRGKETLEDLHEFVRSVSTAGARRITIHARIAILEGLSPAQNRTVPPLRYEDVYSIKKSFPGLTIELNGGVKSVSDIRSHLDKVDGVMIGRAAYENPFLFSDVDSEFFGGEPLNLSRREIFESMQEYVSAQTAEGEKPSRILRHLLGAFHEIRGARSYRRILTEKMHSNPGPRLLLEALESIPDEYLDRTLGNSKIETKEVAHPVV from the coding sequence ATGTCTTTCGAAAAAAAACAGCCGATCCTATACCCCGTATCCGTAGCCCCAATGATGGACTGGACGGACAGGCATTTTCGTTTTTTCTTAAGGCTGATCACTAAACGTTCTCTATTTTACACCGAAATGGTGACAACCGGCGCTATTCTGAGAGGAGATAAACATAGATTCTTACGTTTTTCTAGAGAAGAATCTCCACTCTCCTTGCAGCTAGGCGGGGACAATGCTTCTCAACTTGCGGAATGTGCAAAGATCGGAGAAGAATACGGATACTCGGAGATCAATCTGAATGTAGGCTGCCCGAGCGACAAAGTACAAGAAGGAAATTTCGGTGCTTGTCTGATGAAGGATCCGAACAAGGTCGCTGATTGTATCTCTGAAATGGATTCTAAAACTTCTATCCCGGTCACAGTCAAATGCCGTATTGGTGTCCGAGGAAAAGAAACATTAGAAGATCTGCATGAGTTTGTGAGATCGGTAAGTACTGCCGGCGCCAGAAGGATCACGATACATGCAAGAATTGCAATACTAGAAGGTCTTAGTCCGGCTCAGAATAGGACAGTTCCTCCATTACGTTATGAAGATGTATATTCTATTAAAAAGAGTTTTCCGGGACTAACGATAGAATTGAACGGAGGAGTTAAATCCGTATCGGACATACGTTCTCACTTGGATAAAGTCGACGGAGTTATGATCGGAAGAGCGGCGTATGAAAATCCTTTCTTATTCTCGGATGTGGATTCGGAATTTTTCGGCGGGGAACCTTTAAATCTGAGCCGTAGAGAGATCTTCGAGTCTATGCAGGAATATGTTTCCGCTCAAACGGCGGAGGGCGAGAAGCCGAGCCGAATTTTAAGACATTTACTGGGAGCATTTCATGAGATCAGAGGAGCTCGCTCCTATCGTAGGATCCTCACGGAAAAAATGCATTCTAATCCTGGGCCTAGATTACTTTTAGAGGCCTTGGAGTCCATTCCGGACGAATACCTAGATCGAACATTAGGAAATTCAAAAATTGAGACCAAAGAGGTTGCGCATCCGGTGGTTTAA
- a CDS encoding MBL fold metallo-hydrolase: MDKIRTIDCGYVEAGLACAYLIVDGDRAVFVENNTNYAIPLLLEALKEEGLTPESVDYIIITHVHLDHAGGTGKLISYCPNATVLAHPKAAPHIIDPTRLIKSSIQVYGEENYFKLYGEILPVPSDRVRTMSDGEELTWQKRTFKFLHTKGHANHHFCIYDSLTNGIFTGDTFGIGYTLFRKGKDSLLFPSTTPTDFDPEEAILSVDKIIATGADKAYLTHFGVWEDIRSGASQMKEGINVMKNVMISAEKTGLEGVSLVAFCESRVRSYLEDQIRIRHLPYGEKEERFIGFDSQINAQGIAFKIERSRKSRK; encoded by the coding sequence TTGGACAAGATTCGGACCATAGATTGCGGATATGTAGAAGCAGGACTTGCTTGTGCTTATCTGATCGTGGATGGTGACAGAGCCGTATTCGTAGAAAATAATACGAATTATGCAATACCACTTCTATTAGAAGCGCTAAAGGAAGAAGGACTTACTCCCGAGTCCGTGGATTATATTATTATTACACATGTTCACCTAGATCATGCAGGCGGAACAGGCAAACTTATCTCTTATTGTCCAAATGCGACCGTTCTTGCTCATCCCAAAGCCGCTCCTCATATAATAGATCCAACACGTCTCATCAAAAGTTCCATCCAAGTATATGGAGAAGAGAATTACTTTAAGTTGTATGGCGAAATTCTTCCTGTGCCGAGTGACCGTGTTCGGACTATGAGCGACGGAGAAGAATTAACCTGGCAGAAAAGAACATTCAAATTCCTGCATACAAAAGGACATGCGAACCATCATTTCTGTATTTACGATTCTTTAACGAATGGGATCTTTACGGGAGATACTTTCGGGATCGGTTACACATTGTTTAGAAAAGGAAAAGATTCGCTGCTCTTTCCTTCTACTACACCGACCGATTTCGACCCGGAAGAAGCGATACTCTCCGTTGATAAAATAATCGCGACGGGCGCTGACAAGGCATACCTTACACATTTCGGAGTTTGGGAGGATATTCGTTCCGGAGCCTCTCAAATGAAAGAAGGTATTAACGTTATGAAAAACGTAATGATTTCAGCTGAAAAGACGGGTTTGGAAGGAGTCTCCTTGGTTGCCTTTTGTGAGAGTAGAGTCCGTTCTTACTTAGAAGATCAGATCCGTATTCGACATCTTCCCTATGGAGAAAAAGAGGAAAGATTTATCGGTTTCGACTCCCAGATCAACGCGCAAGGGATCGCATTTAAAATTGAAAGATCTAGAAAGAGTCGGAAATAA
- a CDS encoding 7TM-DISM domain-containing protein → MSTVSHWGEIYPLKGDWEFNWGNLYSPNSGYMESGQYFPVPGIWRDYSPTFSLQGHGSYRLKIHKTPEQKNLAIYVPRIPGVYSVYFGKRLIFANGINGTNRIDTEFLAHPNAQIYLLDSLDTELIVNVSNYRGNFLKGGIRNPFLIGDMDALKSKVVHEMIWETLLVAIIFSVGLYHLIFFASYRKDLVPLFFSLFCFLVAFYSFVTSGLQYILTPELTLDLRIRMEYFCEACLVPSVYMILRTMYPKQFGAKWMAILMSTMFIFVLSVFILGEEELIYLYSFFMHVPPFYTLVLLAALGYAWWQKEDRARTVFLSGMILAVSMANDVIWGLYEVYFLIPYSFPAALVGFIAFNSYIISLRFTKDLEKAETFAELQSKYNEQLRLNAEEKAKFASLVDQSMDKGFHSLIDQLESKESSDKSLSKLKNELNQTLSGVRDILDLMHHQGGKEELVEDEMRKFVLKNPLFSHSEIQTVSQSLRIDECLQVQRIFSDTVKIGARRSGESKIFWGKEGDSILLRVEATGVVESKDEPSSLLEADLKVRAEKLGARFFLLSEPGKFEFELRLHS, encoded by the coding sequence ATGAGTACAGTCAGTCATTGGGGAGAAATTTATCCTCTAAAAGGAGACTGGGAATTCAATTGGGGAAATTTATATTCGCCTAATTCAGGTTATATGGAAAGCGGGCAATATTTTCCTGTTCCGGGGATTTGGAGGGATTATTCTCCTACTTTTTCCTTGCAGGGACACGGTTCGTATAGATTAAAGATCCATAAGACTCCTGAACAAAAAAATCTAGCCATCTATGTTCCCAGAATTCCGGGGGTATATTCCGTATATTTCGGGAAAAGATTGATCTTTGCCAATGGGATCAACGGGACAAATCGGATAGATACTGAGTTCTTGGCACATCCGAATGCTCAGATTTATCTCCTGGATTCTTTGGATACTGAGTTGATCGTAAATGTTTCAAATTATAGGGGGAATTTCCTAAAAGGTGGCATACGTAATCCATTCTTGATCGGAGATATGGACGCTTTAAAATCTAAAGTGGTCCATGAAATGATCTGGGAAACACTTTTGGTCGCGATCATTTTTTCGGTAGGTTTGTATCATCTAATCTTCTTCGCATCTTATCGAAAGGATTTAGTACCGTTATTCTTCTCGTTATTTTGTTTTTTGGTAGCCTTCTACTCTTTTGTAACTTCCGGTCTTCAGTATATTCTGACTCCTGAACTTACTTTGGATTTGCGGATCAGAATGGAATATTTCTGCGAAGCATGTCTGGTCCCTTCCGTGTATATGATCCTGAGGACAATGTATCCGAAACAATTCGGGGCAAAATGGATGGCGATCTTAATGAGCACCATGTTCATTTTTGTACTCTCCGTTTTCATATTAGGAGAAGAAGAACTGATCTATTTGTATTCCTTCTTCATGCATGTTCCTCCATTTTACACTCTGGTGTTGTTGGCTGCATTGGGTTACGCTTGGTGGCAGAAAGAAGATAGGGCCAGGACCGTATTTCTTTCCGGGATGATACTTGCGGTTTCGATGGCAAATGACGTTATCTGGGGATTGTACGAGGTTTACTTCCTTATACCCTATAGTTTCCCTGCGGCGCTAGTAGGATTTATAGCATTCAATTCTTATATCATATCGTTAAGATTTACTAAAGACTTGGAGAAAGCGGAAACATTTGCGGAATTGCAGTCCAAGTATAACGAACAGCTCAGATTGAATGCCGAGGAAAAAGCGAAGTTTGCTAGCTTAGTGGACCAATCCATGGACAAAGGATTTCATTCTCTGATCGATCAATTGGAATCCAAAGAAAGTTCCGACAAGTCTCTTTCTAAACTCAAAAACGAGCTCAACCAGACTCTCTCAGGTGTCAGGGATATTTTGGACCTGATGCATCATCAGGGAGGGAAAGAGGAATTAGTAGAGGACGAAATGAGAAAGTTCGTCCTAAAAAACCCGTTATTCTCTCATTCGGAGATCCAAACTGTTTCTCAATCTTTGAGAATAGACGAATGCCTCCAAGTCCAAAGGATTTTCTCCGATACGGTAAAGATAGGGGCGAGAAGGTCCGGTGAATCCAAAATTTTCTGGGGAAAAGAAGGAGACTCCATATTGCTTAGGGTAGAAGCAACTGGAGTAGTAGAAAGCAAAGATGAGCCTTCTTCTCTTCTCGAAGCGGACCTAAAAGTGAGAGCTGAAAAGTTGGGAGCAAGATTTTTCCTATTAAGTGAGCCTGGAAAATTCGAATTCGAACTTAGATTACATTCTTAA